The nucleotide sequence GAACCTTGGCAGCAAGCACTTGCTGGGACAGCTTTTACTTATTTTATGACAGCTCTTGGTGCCGGGTTGGTTTTTTTCTTTAAAGAAATCAAAAAAGAAGTGCTAAACTTGATGTTAGGATTTGCTTCTGGTGTCATGATTGCTGCAAGTTTTTGGTCTTTGTTAGATCCGGCTATTACAAAAGCAGAAGAAAATGGAGATATTGCTTGGCTAGTTGTAAGTATTGGGTTTGGTTTAGGCGGTGTGTTTTTATATATGGCAGATAAAACACTGCCCCATATGCATTTTGGACCACAACATGAAGCAGAAGGATTGCCTACCCATTTAAAACGGACGATCTTGCTTGTTTTTTCTATTACATTGCATAACATTCCTGAAGGTTTAGCCGTGGGGGTAGCATTCGGTGCAGCAGCAACTGCGGATAATCCGACAGCCGCTATATTAGCCGCTGTTTCGGTGGCGCTAGGTATTGGTATCCAAAACTTCCCAGAAGGAGCAGCTGTATCAATCCCGTTGCGACAAGAAGGTCTGAGTCGTAAAAAGGCCTTTGTTTACGGACAAGCTTCTGGAATCGTTGAACCAATTGCTGGAGTGATTGGAGCGCTACTAGTAACGAAAGTGGAGCTGCTGCTTCCTTATGCACTTGCTTTTGCCGCAGGAGCAATGATTTATGTCGTGG is from Enterococcus faecium and encodes:
- a CDS encoding ZIP family metal transporter, which encodes MVEWLLRLEPWQQALAGTAFTYFMTALGAGLVFFFKEIKKEVLNLMLGFASGVMIAASFWSLLDPAITKAEENGDIAWLVVSIGFGLGGVFLYMADKTLPHMHFGPQHEAEGLPTHLKRTILLVFSITLHNIPEGLAVGVAFGAAATADNPTAAILAAVSVALGIGIQNFPEGAAVSIPLRQEGLSRKKAFVYGQASGIVEPIAGVIGALLVTKVELLLPYALAFAAGAMIYVVVEELIPEAQQTLSSKRHFAVFGVMSGFIIMMILDVALG